A DNA window from Hevea brasiliensis isolate MT/VB/25A 57/8 chromosome 2, ASM3005281v1, whole genome shotgun sequence contains the following coding sequences:
- the LOC110661034 gene encoding uncharacterized protein LOC110661034 isoform X1, with product MLGECGFPLYPNHCFGKNPNFIFRFVSLPSAMVLSFDLQDFILRARVLKLYRQALRTAQRAPEHARVELKRTIRQEMENNRNCKDNQRIRFLISEGLERVKRLDEMLDMQGNC from the exons ATGCTCGGGGAATGTGGCTTCCCGCTATATCCCAATCATTGCTTTGGTAAAAACCCTAACTTTATCTTCCGATTCGTCTCTCTGCCTTCAG CCATGGTTCTCTCCTTTGATTTGCAGGACTTTATTCTCCGTGCTCGAGTTTTGAAGCTATACAGACAAGCATTAAGGACTGCACAAAGAGCCCCTGAACATGCTAGAG TTGAACTGAAGCGGACAATTAGACAAGAGATGGAGAATAACCGGAATTGTAAGGACAACCAGAGGATTCGTTTCCTGATTAGTGAAGGATTAGAGAGAGTAAAACGTTTGGATGAGATGCTTGATATGCAGGGCAATTGCTAG
- the LOC110661034 gene encoding uncharacterized protein LOC110661034 isoform X2 — MVLSFDLQDFILRARVLKLYRQALRTAQRAPEHARVELKRTIRQEMENNRNCKDNQRIRFLISEGLERVKRLDEMLDMQGNC, encoded by the exons ATGGTTCTCTCCTTTGATTTGCAGGACTTTATTCTCCGTGCTCGAGTTTTGAAGCTATACAGACAAGCATTAAGGACTGCACAAAGAGCCCCTGAACATGCTAGAG TTGAACTGAAGCGGACAATTAGACAAGAGATGGAGAATAACCGGAATTGTAAGGACAACCAGAGGATTCGTTTCCTGATTAGTGAAGGATTAGAGAGAGTAAAACGTTTGGATGAGATGCTTGATATGCAGGGCAATTGCTAG